The following are encoded in a window of Methanofastidiosum sp. genomic DNA:
- a CDS encoding ATP-binding protein, with amino-acid sequence MSQNWKVGEIRQSMISDWKKLIIDFRDQFPYDPLTALIVETFANSIDAKATEIRICIEKDKFIVIDNGCGMNEFQFSQYHNIASLTKTKGEGIGFAGVGAKTYLDRAEYIITETKSEKFKGASFWQFIEKIPEWKIIETSNKLKSNGTYVEVKIKHPEDKKNFNQEFVENALLDNYNTILLGHYNVKKVYVNDKLIEGWAPKKEDIESTKKITTKIGNNYPILYVYKTKDKLPEKYQGISVVVHGKTVLTNFWFNLYPSCGECITGICKSDYLIGVLRTSKSDFDKTSMLWKHYHNKVGGIFGKWLQEVGAIQKPKTTVDDIDKLYKDVESTINDVLKMPEFNDITDKLFQNLISKQTSIKSNEGGSLGNIATGGQTTRGTIGGSHHGGGIITIGDDEEKEGIVENKDDGDTPIERIRRTVKGGISISYDDRPDNLSEGWVDPLSKSITINVAHPTWKIADGLSKESRAEHVRVYHLVTTVFGIVANEVDEQNSKRLTSDLLTKWHQIRLRGQTA; translated from the coding sequence ATGAGTCAAAATTGGAAAGTTGGAGAAATACGTCAGTCCATGATAAGTGATTGGAAAAAATTAATAATAGATTTTAGAGATCAATTTCCCTACGATCCACTCACTGCCTTAATTGTTGAAACATTTGCCAATTCAATAGACGCGAAGGCTACAGAAATTAGAATATGCATTGAAAAAGATAAATTCATTGTAATAGATAATGGTTGTGGAATGAATGAATTTCAGTTTTCTCAATATCACAACATCGCATCATTAACAAAAACTAAAGGTGAGGGAATTGGATTTGCAGGAGTCGGTGCAAAAACTTATTTAGACAGAGCGGAATATATTATAACTGAAACGAAATCTGAAAAATTCAAAGGAGCTTCATTTTGGCAATTCATTGAAAAAATACCTGAATGGAAGATTATTGAAACTTCTAATAAATTAAAATCAAATGGAACTTATGTAGAAGTTAAAATAAAACATCCAGAAGACAAAAAAAACTTTAATCAAGAATTTGTTGAGAATGCGTTATTGGATAATTACAATACTATCCTTTTAGGACATTATAATGTTAAAAAAGTATATGTTAATGATAAACTAATTGAAGGTTGGGCGCCTAAAAAAGAGGATATAGAATCCACTAAAAAAATTACTACTAAAATCGGAAATAATTATCCTATACTATATGTATATAAAACTAAAGATAAGTTACCTGAAAAATATCAAGGGATTAGTGTCGTTGTTCATGGGAAAACAGTATTGACTAATTTTTGGTTTAATCTTTATCCTTCATGTGGAGAGTGTATAACTGGCATATGTAAATCTGATTATTTGATTGGAGTGCTAAGAACTTCTAAATCAGATTTCGATAAAACTTCTATGCTCTGGAAACATTATCATAATAAAGTAGGGGGTATTTTTGGTAAATGGCTTCAAGAGGTAGGAGCAATACAAAAACCAAAAACTACTGTTGATGATATTGATAAACTGTATAAAGATGTTGAATCAACAATAAACGATGTTTTAAAAATGCCTGAGTTTAATGATATCACGGACAAATTATTCCAAAATCTGATATCTAAACAAACTTCTATTAAATCAAATGAAGGTGGATCATTAGGAAATATTGCTACTGGTGGACAAACAACAAGGGGAACGATTGGAGGAAGTCATCATGGTGGTGGAATCATCACAATCGGTGATGATGAAGAAAAAGAAGGGATTGTTGAAAATAAAGATGATGGCGACACTCCTATAGAACGAATTAGAAGAACAGTCAAAGGTGGAATTAGCATTAGCTATGACGATAGACCAGATAACTTATCCGAAGGATGGGTAGATCCACTTAGTAAAAGTATAACAATTAATGTCGCACATCCTACATGGAAAATTGCTGACGGGCTATCTAAAGAATCTAGGGCAGAGCATGTTAGGGTGTATCATTTAGTAACTACTGTTTTTGGTATAGTGGCCAATGAAGTAGATGAACAAAATTCGAAGAGACTTACCTCTGATTTATTGACTAAATGGCATCAAATAAGACTAAGGGG
- a CDS encoding ATP-binding protein, with protein MDKKSKSTKKNTLLYLDENLVELAKEMNFNISELAEEAIKTKLNINGYNKRFDPSKYLENLRKKGLAYRIPFKISKIKIDNHRFLKKIDIDFEQNNMMVGGTASGKTTIVRSILLFFDNSHSLKDFSYEDYLGGPEEIKITFNQIDKLTCEVYGERINLNGGCILIDEGLERLDHDASVVFLKYLLDRKEQIIITSLSSDGYSYEPWIKNFKMIEIQNDPSEDLHIMERQLIHEMMKREKQLEMLRAKFELKEQRLKESEAGGLKEEEIKSIKEQIMSIEDEIKMIQFNIKKNRNNLDEVRNQIVSRMHEDE; from the coding sequence ATGGATAAGAAATCTAAATCAACTAAGAAAAATACCCTGCTCTACCTTGATGAGAATCTAGTGGAGCTGGCAAAAGAGATGAATTTCAATATATCAGAGCTTGCAGAGGAGGCCATCAAGACAAAATTGAATATAAACGGATACAACAAGAGGTTTGATCCGTCAAAATACCTTGAGAATCTTAGAAAGAAGGGGCTTGCATACAGGATACCTTTCAAGATAAGTAAAATAAAAATAGACAATCACAGATTTCTAAAAAAAATAGATATCGATTTTGAGCAGAATAACATGATGGTAGGGGGCACTGCATCTGGGAAAACTACAATTGTAAGATCCATCCTCCTGTTCTTTGATAATAGCCATAGCCTAAAGGATTTCTCCTATGAGGACTACCTTGGTGGGCCTGAGGAGATAAAAATCACCTTTAACCAGATAGACAAACTTACCTGTGAAGTCTACGGGGAAAGAATCAATTTGAATGGGGGGTGTATCTTGATTGATGAGGGACTTGAAAGACTTGATCACGATGCAAGTGTTGTTTTCTTGAAATACCTTTTGGATAGAAAAGAGCAAATAATAATAACATCGCTTTCCTCTGATGGGTACTCCTACGAACCGTGGATAAAAAATTTCAAAATGATTGAAATCCAAAATGACCCCAGTGAGGACCTACATATAATGGAGAGGCAGCTAATCCATGAAATGATGAAGAGGGAGAAACAGTTAGAAATGCTAAGGGCCAAATTTGAATTAAAAGAACAAAGATTAAAGGAATCTGAAGCAGGTGGTCTAAAAGAAGAAGAAATAAAGTCAATCAAGGAGCAGATTATGAGTATTGAGGATGAGATTAAGATGATTCAATTTAATATAAAGAAAAATCGAAATAATTTGGATGAAGTCAGAAATCAGATTGTGAGTAGGATGCATGAGGATGAGTGA
- a CDS encoding methyltransferase domain-containing protein yields MRKLTNEEIGKIGLYEFQGYIGAMTSPTFGGWKGTDRLLELLNIKDMERPRILEVGCSTGYITRHVAQKFDCEIVGVDLSEILIELAREESEKLNLKNVSFERASAESLPFVDNSFDIVYGEAITALVSDPVMVLKDYKRVLKKGGKVATLDLFTNESLDSEFYQEMKNIMIMSNIIGPETDIRTLNEWENIFKEAGFNDIKINDYYEDIFVREYSFAEKIMISIRVLYHMAVNRELRRKLGPMLKFVKKFQKALEGDSFGYFIFTGVK; encoded by the coding sequence ATGAGAAAGTTAACTAACGAGGAAATTGGAAAGATTGGGCTCTACGAGTTTCAGGGTTACATCGGGGCTATGACCTCGCCAACATTTGGTGGCTGGAAGGGAACTGATAGATTACTGGAGCTACTTAATATCAAAGATATGGAAAGGCCAAGGATATTGGAAGTTGGATGCTCAACAGGTTATATCACAAGGCATGTGGCCCAAAAGTTCGATTGTGAAATTGTCGGTGTGGATCTATCTGAGATACTTATAGAGCTCGCTAGGGAAGAGTCAGAAAAATTAAATCTAAAAAATGTTAGTTTTGAGAGGGCAAGTGCTGAGAGCCTTCCATTTGTCGATAATTCCTTTGATATAGTCTATGGGGAGGCAATAACAGCATTAGTCAGCGACCCTGTAATGGTTTTGAAGGATTATAAAAGAGTTCTAAAAAAAGGCGGAAAAGTTGCCACACTTGATCTTTTCACTAATGAATCTTTAGACTCTGAATTTTATCAAGAGATGAAGAATATCATGATCATGTCCAATATTATTGGGCCAGAAACTGATATCAGAACTCTTAATGAATGGGAGAATATATTCAAAGAAGCTGGATTTAATGATATCAAGATAAATGACTACTATGAAGATATTTTTGTAAGGGAATATTCCTTTGCTGAGAAGATAATGATCTCGATTAGAGTGCTTTACCATATGGCGGTAAACAGAGAGCTTAGGCGGAAGTTGGGCCCGATGCTAAAGTTTGTTAAGAAGTTCCAGAAGGCGCTGGAAGGAGATTCATTTGGGTATTTCATCTTTACCGGGGTAAAGTAG
- a CDS encoding type II toxin-antitoxin system HicB family antitoxin — MKLTVILEPQEEGGFTVYVPSLPGCISQGETKTEALDNIKEAIELYLEPDVNELVEYSGERLEVAI, encoded by the coding sequence ATGAAGCTAACAGTTATTTTGGAACCTCAGGAAGAAGGAGGATTCACTGTTTATGTTCCGTCTCTTCCCGGGTGCATCTCTCAAGGAGAAACAAAAACTGAAGCGTTAGATAATATCAAAGAGGCCATAGAACTATACTTGGAGCCGGATGTAAATGAGCTTGTGGAATATTCCGGAGAAAGGCTCGAAGTGGCTATATGA
- a CDS encoding type II toxin-antitoxin system HicA family toxin produces the protein MNSAVLSGLEVIKILKKAGFIAVRQKGSHVRLEKLGENGLIKVTVPLHKELKKGTLLKIIKDSGLTQEEFEQYR, from the coding sequence ATGAACTCTGCTGTCCTTTCAGGCTTAGAAGTTATCAAAATTCTAAAAAAGGCAGGATTTATTGCAGTAAGGCAAAAAGGCTCCCATGTTAGACTTGAGAAACTAGGCGAAAATGGGCTTATCAAAGTCACGGTCCCACTTCACAAGGAACTTAAAAAAGGGACATTGTTAAAAATCATCAAAGATTCTGGATTAACACAGGAAGAGTTTGAACAGTATAGATAG
- a CDS encoding Fic family protein produces MEEEYYKDAFGKIEAAKGEAGKEYNVFIPNPLPPKIEFDQELVLILSKAEEKLGKLSGVGLSLPSPNLLIIPYLRKEAIMSTRIEGTRISLQEVLLSETKEGEEKTPDAKEVINYINTVNYALKHVEDNQIDLSLIKKMHKILMGGVRGDEKSPGKFRDVQNWIGSEFSNVSDAIFVPPNPEAVPKLMDDLIDYLNTEHNIPVLVRCALMHYQFETIHPFCDGNGRIGRSLISVYLCKKKKIIKPLLYISEFFEKYRLNYNELLLKTGQTGKFEEWIKFFLKAIEVQSEDALLRAHKLLLLRESYRKRIQNETQTSEILNIIDYLFSNPFVTVAKAGKVSAVTYPTAKRYIDKLIKYGILKETKHLQRERTYVAHEIYEIIKEI; encoded by the coding sequence GTGGAAGAAGAATACTATAAAGATGCATTTGGTAAAATAGAGGCGGCAAAGGGTGAGGCCGGTAAAGAATACAACGTATTTATACCAAATCCCTTGCCCCCTAAGATTGAGTTTGACCAGGAGCTCGTCTTGATACTGTCAAAGGCTGAAGAGAAGCTAGGAAAGCTATCTGGTGTTGGTTTATCTCTTCCAAGCCCTAATCTACTGATCATTCCCTACCTTAGAAAAGAAGCTATAATGAGTACAAGAATAGAAGGTACAAGAATCTCTCTGCAGGAAGTATTGCTTTCAGAGACTAAAGAGGGGGAAGAAAAGACGCCTGATGCGAAAGAGGTAATAAATTACATCAACACGGTAAACTATGCTTTAAAACATGTTGAAGATAATCAGATTGATTTAAGCCTTATAAAAAAGATGCACAAAATACTGATGGGGGGCGTAAGAGGGGATGAGAAGTCTCCTGGAAAATTTAGAGATGTGCAGAACTGGATTGGATCAGAATTTTCTAACGTATCAGACGCCATCTTTGTTCCGCCAAATCCCGAAGCCGTTCCAAAATTGATGGATGACCTAATAGATTACCTAAATACGGAGCACAATATTCCAGTTCTAGTAAGATGCGCATTGATGCATTACCAGTTTGAGACCATCCACCCATTCTGTGATGGCAATGGCAGGATAGGGCGAAGCCTGATATCAGTTTATTTGTGCAAAAAGAAGAAGATAATAAAACCATTACTATATATCAGTGAATTTTTTGAAAAGTATAGGCTTAATTACAATGAACTCTTGCTTAAAACTGGGCAGACGGGAAAATTTGAAGAGTGGATCAAATTCTTCTTAAAGGCCATTGAAGTTCAATCTGAAGATGCCCTGTTAAGGGCGCATAAACTCCTTCTGCTAAGAGAATCTTATAGGAAGCGGATACAAAATGAAACACAGACCTCTGAGATTCTAAACATAATAGACTACTTGTTTTCTAATCCATTTGTTACAGTTGCTAAGGCTGGAAAGGTATCGGCCGTTACCTATCCCACAGCAAAGAGGTATATCGATAAATTAATCAAATATGGAATATTAAAGGAAACAAAACATCTGCAGAGAGAAAGAACTTATGTTGCCCATGAGATCTACGAGATAATAAAAGAGATTTAA
- a CDS encoding ATP-dependent helicase has product MKSDLLTELNSQQRKAVESTEGPILIIAGAGSGKTGVITKKIAYLVESGIPQENILALTFTDKAAAEMLDRVNKLVGSTEDIIITTFHSFCKELIEDNILELKMNSPLKVIEDTAQLVWFIKNIDSFNLEFIKVGFKPVTLVEELRKIISKFKDEFVTIEKLENYIENKSEEKLDLENYERLETLKDILKAYKFYEDYKAKNNLVDFGDMLTKIYELFKTRPTILKKYQERFKYILIDEFQDTNFIQLQIVNLIAGKHQNLTVVGDDDQSIYRFRGAYLTNISEFRQTYPSHQEIVLEQNYRSTKKILSVSNKLISNKPDRFVKKLFTENEEGEKVTVARLENEEEQSHFTLNQVETLLKDHDYKDIAILVRRKKDAQPIIDTFDKHKMPYEFVGNSDFFREPLIKDVVSFIKIASKPIESNIEIARVLQRKQSSIRPVEVTRFTRYAYKNKLSLYEAFDKIKEIDIEQEKFNHIKEKLNLIVSQKKVLNLPELIYKILFDIDFYRYELSLNNKRNISLLNQFYKFTVDYYNLYRDSELEDFIDFINYASNFEIKTETGEENNVIQIMTIHTAKGKEFPVVIVPDLVSGKLPTRYRSDKFEIPRELLNGAESEFDERELHLQEERRLFYVSMTRAMKKLFITYANRYGDNKRDSKASQFLEEIEYTKNPDINFLTPKTDPISIKEDSVKGLIRQNYIGEIISDLHRKDYRGIIPKLMLLEKLEGNDHKSIVQNLKELDYDAILKQIEDGEIKKEKIIEEELTFSASQFNTYKRCPRIYKYNYVYRIPTLPKPYFDLGGTVHSVIEELSKKIMEGESIDLELAIKYLDAFWKSSGYSTELEEKQAKKDAIDILEIFLREQEKMDTKIVETEKRFTIKLDEYSINGVIDRVDKDGNEYIIWDYKTSKTPISESDLRRDIQLLTYDMAVKELFGKRPKQVGLWYLRQNKKVAIQPKDEDIEKIKQELLETINRIMNEEFDPKAGWECYNCDYALLCDLKEKSV; this is encoded by the coding sequence TTGAAATCTGATTTACTTACTGAATTAAACTCCCAACAGAGGAAGGCCGTTGAATCAACAGAAGGGCCAATACTAATCATTGCCGGTGCTGGTAGCGGAAAAACTGGCGTTATAACAAAAAAGATTGCCTACCTCGTAGAGTCAGGGATACCTCAGGAGAATATTCTGGCTCTGACATTTACAGACAAAGCTGCAGCTGAGATGCTTGACAGGGTGAACAAGCTTGTTGGCTCGACAGAGGATATAATCATAACAACATTCCACTCATTTTGCAAAGAGTTAATTGAAGATAATATCTTAGAACTCAAAATGAACTCCCCACTAAAGGTCATAGAGGATACGGCGCAACTAGTGTGGTTTATCAAAAACATAGATTCGTTCAATCTTGAATTCATCAAAGTCGGGTTTAAGCCCGTCACTTTAGTTGAAGAGCTAAGAAAGATTATCTCAAAGTTTAAGGATGAGTTTGTTACAATTGAAAAGCTTGAAAATTATATCGAAAACAAATCAGAAGAAAAACTAGACCTTGAAAACTACGAGCGACTTGAAACTCTAAAGGATATCCTAAAGGCCTACAAATTCTATGAGGATTACAAGGCGAAAAATAATCTCGTGGATTTCGGGGACATGCTTACAAAAATCTATGAGCTTTTTAAAACTAGACCAACTATCCTAAAAAAGTACCAGGAGAGGTTTAAGTACATACTCATAGATGAGTTCCAGGATACAAACTTCATCCAGCTTCAAATTGTAAATCTTATAGCAGGAAAACACCAGAATCTCACAGTCGTTGGTGACGATGACCAGAGCATATACCGGTTTAGGGGTGCATACCTCACAAACATCTCTGAGTTTAGGCAAACTTACCCCTCCCATCAAGAAATCGTCCTGGAGCAGAACTACCGAAGCACCAAGAAAATCTTGAGCGTTTCAAACAAATTAATATCGAACAAGCCTGATAGATTTGTGAAGAAGCTTTTCACAGAAAATGAGGAGGGTGAAAAGGTAACGGTGGCCCGGCTTGAAAATGAAGAGGAGCAGTCGCACTTCACATTAAATCAAGTTGAAACTCTTTTGAAGGACCATGACTATAAGGACATTGCCATCCTAGTTAGAAGGAAAAAGGATGCGCAGCCAATAATAGACACATTTGACAAGCACAAGATGCCCTACGAGTTTGTCGGGAACTCTGATTTCTTCAGAGAGCCGCTGATAAAGGATGTCGTCTCATTTATCAAAATCGCATCAAAACCTATTGAGTCAAACATTGAGATAGCAAGGGTCCTGCAAAGAAAGCAGAGCTCGATAAGACCAGTTGAAGTAACTAGATTCACAAGGTATGCCTACAAGAACAAGTTAAGCCTATATGAAGCGTTTGATAAGATTAAAGAAATAGATATAGAACAGGAAAAGTTTAATCACATAAAAGAAAAGCTAAACTTGATAGTATCACAAAAAAAGGTCCTTAATCTTCCTGAGTTAATTTACAAGATCCTCTTTGATATTGATTTTTACAGGTATGAGTTAAGCCTTAATAACAAGAGGAACATATCGCTTCTAAATCAGTTCTATAAGTTCACAGTTGACTACTATAATCTTTACAGGGATAGCGAGCTAGAAGATTTTATTGATTTTATTAATTACGCATCAAACTTTGAGATAAAGACCGAGACTGGAGAGGAAAATAACGTCATCCAGATCATGACTATACACACTGCAAAGGGCAAGGAATTCCCGGTCGTCATTGTCCCAGACCTTGTGAGCGGCAAGCTTCCAACAAGATATAGGAGTGACAAGTTTGAAATTCCAAGAGAGCTACTAAACGGAGCAGAGAGCGAGTTTGATGAGAGGGAGCTGCACCTGCAAGAAGAGCGGCGCCTGTTCTATGTTTCTATGACCCGTGCTATGAAAAAGCTTTTTATAACATATGCCAATAGGTACGGCGATAACAAACGTGATTCAAAAGCAAGCCAGTTTCTTGAGGAAATAGAATATACAAAAAATCCCGATATAAATTTCCTGACTCCAAAGACAGATCCCATCTCAATAAAGGAAGATTCGGTCAAGGGGTTAATAAGGCAGAACTATATCGGTGAGATAATATCGGATCTCCATAGAAAGGATTACAGAGGGATTATACCAAAGCTCATGCTCCTAGAAAAGCTAGAGGGGAATGATCACAAATCAATTGTCCAAAATCTAAAGGAGCTTGACTACGATGCGATACTAAAGCAGATAGAGGATGGCGAGATAAAAAAGGAAAAGATTATAGAAGAGGAGCTGACATTTTCAGCCTCACAGTTTAACACCTATAAGAGGTGCCCAAGGATTTACAAGTATAACTATGTATACAGGATCCCTACACTCCCAAAGCCTTACTTTGATTTAGGTGGCACTGTCCACAGCGTCATTGAGGAGCTCTCTAAAAAAATAATGGAAGGGGAATCCATAGATCTAGAGCTTGCAATAAAATACCTTGATGCCTTCTGGAAGAGCAGCGGGTATTCAACAGAGCTAGAGGAAAAGCAGGCAAAGAAAGATGCGATTGATATTTTAGAGATATTTCTTAGAGAGCAGGAAAAGATGGATACAAAGATAGTTGAAACAGAAAAAAGATTTACAATAAAGCTTGATGAATACAGCATAAACGGGGTTATTGATAGAGTTGATAAGGATGGAAATGAGTACATAATCTGGGACTATAAGACCTCTAAGACCCCTATTTCAGAAAGCGATCTAAGACGAGACATTCAGCTTTTAACTTACGACATGGCAGTAAAAGAGCTTTTTGGGAAGAGGCCAAAACAGGTGGGGCTATGGTATTTACGGCAAAACAAGAAGGTCGCTATTCAACCAAAGGATGAGGATATTGAAAAGATAAAACAAGAACTCCTTGAGACAATAAACAGGATAATGAATGAGGAATTTGATCCAAAGGCAGGCTGGGAGTGCTACAACTGTGACTATGCTCTACTGTGCGATCTTAAGGAGAAGAGTGTATGA